In Ornithodoros turicata isolate Travis chromosome 1, ASM3712646v1, whole genome shotgun sequence, the DNA window ccgaatgacacgttttttgaaacaccctgtatgaaaattgccacaaaaaggcgtacgcccccttctttCTTCGAAcccgaagcgataaccctacactcttaaaaatgaacttcaccccatagcacgctcctagccaaccgtcatctcgaatgatatccttatctgacctgatttgtcgaaaacgggaggcgtacgcctttttgtgacaattatgaccagcataagtgtcacaaaaaaggcgtacgcctcccgtttccagcaaatcagggcagatatgaatatcattcgagatggtggttggctaagagcgtgctatgcggtgaagttcatttttaagagtgtatcactCTTGGCAACGGTTGgagcacagcatgctatgcggtgaagttttgtttttagggtgtacactcttaaaaatgaacttcactgcatagcacgctcctagccaaccattatctcgaatgatatcgttatctgctctgatttgttgaaaacgggaggcgtacgccttttttgtgacaattatgaacagcataagtgtcacaaaaaaggcgtacgcctcccgttttcaacaaatccgggcagataacaatatcattcgagaaaatggttggctaggagcgtgctatgcagtgaaactcagttttaagagtgtagtagttCATTCCTGCGAATtctgcactctcagaacagaattTCAttgcatagcacgttgtgcgccaaccattgccacgaatgatagggttacggCTACTGCTTCACAGATCGacggggcgtatgcctttttatAGCaacttggatatatgataattgctacaaaaaggcatatgcccctctctctcttcgaatcagaaatgATAGCCCTAtaattcgtggcagtggttggcacacaacgtgctatgcagtgaagttctgttctgagactGTGAGTGCATCACGTCGGGTCAGAGTGTCTTAGCACCGTTGTTTTTAAGCCGAGCAGTAAGAGGCCACATTTGcaagcctacactcttaaaaatgaatttcaccgcgcagcacgctcctagccaaccataatctcaaatgatatcgttatctgccctgatttgttgaaaacggggcagataatgatatcattggagatgatggttggctaggagcgtgcaatgcggtgaagttcatttttaagagtggtaGCTGCTTTATGTTAACACAGAGGCCACTGAAATCCATCACTACAGGGGGGAGGAGAACTGAAGTTCGAAAAATTGGTCACTGAGAACTTTCTGTGTGTAGGATGATTTCGTAGTGTAATGGCACGTCATACTCACAGTATGACTATGTTACGGAGCATCCAGATATGGAATTTGGTTAATTAGGCGATGGGTAcagtctaaaaacagagcttcattgcatagcacactcctagccaaccatcaactcgaatgacgTTGTCTTCTttcttgatttgctgaaaacggagaGCATAcgctatttttgtggcaattgcgaactgcataatgccaggCAAATGGCATACGCCCCTCGCTTTCAGCCAGTGGCAGGAAAGACCGATGTAACTcaggatgatagttggctaggagggtgctatgggGTGCagtacatttttaagagtgtagttttccCTATGGGATTAACAGATATAGACATGTGGTTTGTGCCAGAgactataccgggtgtctcagttaaaccccgggctaaataattcgcgaaccggcgcagcaatcgaagaactttcttttttacaagaatctctccgataccgcctacaagctgcgcaccatgtgaatgagtgggaggcgctaattatttaaataaaaattcaaatgagtttcgtgaaaaaacataacttctaaagcagggcgccgtcggcattaaaatgggtactaccccttttgggaccttcagtggacaccttttagagaaaaatctgccaccaaagcgggtcatttgttgcagtaattaattggttttggtttacatatttttgtcatggctggtcgcggtgaagcgcaaaaggtggctcttccactcccatgtctaccaatgaattacgtccttacacgaatgaattacaccaatgaattacgtccttttgcacttcgccgcgacaaaaatatgtaaaccgaaactaattaattactgcaacaaatgacccgcagattcggtggcagatttttctctcaaaggtgtccactgaaggtcccaaaaggggtagaacccattttaatgccgatggcgccctgctttagaagttatgtttttttaccaaactcatttgaatttttatttaaataatgagcgccttccactcattcacacggtgcgcaggttgcaggcggtatcggacagatacttgtaaaaaagaaagttcttcgattggtgcaccggttcgcgaattatttagcccggggatttaactgagacaccctgtatattgatgGCACAAGCATTAAGTTTATGCGAAGTAGCAGATTTCCCCTTACTAATTAACAAAAACACGCTACATGCAGTAAGCCAGTAAGCAAATTTTGTACAAGTGGTCACGCAAATCCTGTAATATGTTTGTATAAGCACCAGATACCCTGCCTTATCTCCATGCATAAAAGACGAGGGCGAGGCCCCACAGCCTCAGCCGTGCCCTTGCCCCCACATTCTTTTAACATCTTTTAAAGTACTTTTAACTGCCAATCAAGAGAAGTTATAAAACGACCCAGTGAACCAGCAATCGCGTTGTTTATAAACTGTTCAGCTGCCGATCATGGGCACAGCCTTTATAATGATCAGGTGTATGGTGACGTTTGCGATTACGTGAGGTCTGGACCTGGCCAGAATGCTTTCCGTTCACCTCGCGCACTATTTCCTATGGACGGCTATAAGGTATAGGGCACCCCTGTGGTATCACTATGTGTCACCGATCAGATGTTAACCCTTATGTGTTACATGTCAACACTGTATCTGAGCATATGCAGGCTTACGTCATTCCGTGGCGCTACAGCTGCTTGTTCACAGGAAGCACCTTCGCCATCAGTAGAGACGAAGGGATGAGTTGCGGTGGCGGTATAGGCGAATCCACTCGCAGTAAAGGATATGAGTAGACGTACGCTTTGGGAAATGCTCGCCTTCCGCCATGCCTCCAGCACCCTCACCATCTAAAATAGCGTGTTGTGAATTTAGTTAGTCGATTGACTGAGTCACTCTGTATACCAAAACTTCGTAAGTTTAAAACGTAGTGATCGGACGTTTAATCAGTTTGGGCGGGACTGTCTGTTGACGAAAGTCGTATTCCTGTTCCATTAGTGTGGTCAGCATTTTTGCTTCGGAAAGATTCTGCCTTGTTTTGATTTCTCCTCTGTTGCTCTATTTTATTTGTTCGGTGATCAAGCGTAGACAGCCCATTATATATCACGTGCTTCTGATGCATCGAAATGTCGAAATGTTACttaaaaaaatgagaaaaggaagaaattAAGAGAGAAGTGGTCACCACATACTACTAAGTAtagagacctggacatgcgcgaagctcccagcaccggggtagaaGTCCTGGCAGTCGCTGCTTTGCTATGCGATTTTGCGCTGGTTAGCACTATTCGGTACCATAAGATTTGCCGGAACTACGGCAGTGTATGGTGGGCCGTGCTGACAGTGACGAAGAGGTACGGAAGAGAGTAGGGCGTGCTTAGCCACATCCTCCGTAGCCCTGTGAAGCAGATGAATAACGGTGGCAATGATGATAATAGTGTACATGTCAtttcctctccccaataatgctatgttgCGCTTGCAGCGGCCACTAGCGCCACTAGTAACTAACCCATGACCCagctctcccataggcgattgccgtccaggtctctagtatacaGTTGCGGTCGTGGATGTGGTATACAACGTACCAGGTATCCCTTATCTGGATCAGTATCGTCGTTCCACGGTGTCGGTCCTGTGACGCGACACGGTTCTTTCAAGGCATTAAAGGCTACCGTGGTTAACACGAGGGCATCGGGAGAGAAGTGCCTGCAAAGGTAAAGGTGCAAGGAATATCAGCTGCGTTGCTGGAGACACAGCGTGCAAGTTATGAGGACAACGGTGGTTGGAAGCAAAGGGTTCAGAAGCAAGGAAAATGCGAGTTTCAGTGAATCGTTTCAGTCAAACGGGCGAGTATTGCCATTCTAACTGCCTTTCGAGCGGCACCAATCTGAATGGCATTTGTGTCCACTCGAACTGCAACAGAGAATCTCCTTTTGGGTACAGCCTTTCGGGAAGACACGCTCGGTTATGTCCTTCACGACTGAAAAGTGTAGACAGGAACGCGAGTCACCGAATAATTTGCAACTCGCGACTATGTAAAACCAGAACGACTAAGGCTAAAATTTTTACTTGTAGATGAGGTGTTCTCCCTCTGTATAAGTCCTGATCAACGGCGATGAAATGTCCCGGCCGAATGTGCTGGGAACCTTCTCAACCCGTGGCCTCCACTCCATGATTGCGTCGATAAAACTGAACTGCTTCTGGAGGTGCAGTCCGTAGCGGGGTGACTTTGTCGTTGCCCACGGGCAGGTACacctccggtcaaccttaataataacactggaaaaaatgtggtaTCGTTCCCGAGTGccattacagcaacccttggggccatGAGAAAATATtgattgaacaaaattattctgctagtttaacgcaaggattttgttcacttaacattccctcAGTGCCCCAAGGGTGACTGTTATCGTGCTGGCAAATGAGACcgattttttttcagtgttattattaaggttgaccggagctgtacacgTTAAAATCCTGTGCATACCTCATCACGTACTCTCGCACGCAGGTGGTTTGTATCTACCGCACCACAACCACGACCCTAGATACTCCTATTAATTATAAGCTAGTGCGATTTAATTGTTCATTcacttcattcattcatttgttgaaaacgggaggcgtacgccttttctggtgcaattatgaacagcataagtgtcacaaaaaaggcatacgcctcccgttttcaacaaatcagggcagatcacgatatcattcgagatgatggttggctaggagcgtgctatgcggtgaagttcatttttaagagtgtacgtgcacGTTTCTGGATTTGTTAAACGTCAAttggcttgcaactaggatagtctcaATCTGCgatctcacttttgcccaaaatccccaaattaaaaagttacttaatgaattttaggtaattagtcatcttgcagttgcacactttcttcgcgatgatgtccgcctggccgtagaactcaactggaaaaacgacatctacggctgctcttatagttttttaataaaaattctgtaaattATGTAAATTCTCTATACAAGGTGTTGCCGGAGAGAGTGGCCCCTATTTGTTTTAAAAAATCTTACCGAGATAAAAATGGGAAACCTTCTGCATGACACTGAAGGTTTTCCACACCTAAACAGGCGGTTTGcatgagtgtacctcattaattaggCAAATTACCTTAACTGAACTCGAAattttgccaaggaaaggtaacgtgTTAATTAGAAAGTCCGTGAGCCGCAAAATGCTATTCTAAATGTAACTTTAAAGTTTCTTCAACTACTCCCAAATTATTTGACACCCAACACCTTGGCGTCTCTGCAAGCGCGTGTTCGGCTTGCATCAGTTACGGCGCCATCCTCACTGCACGAATACACTCCCACTGAGCAAGAAACCAGCATGAGAAAAAAGAGAGGGCGGGGACCGACCAAATCACTTATTTTGTCTTATCAAGCTTATCTGGTCGCAGCCTTCAGTTACTGATAATCACCCGCATCGGATGTTCtgctctcttaaaaatgaacttcaccacatagcatgttcctagccaaccatcatctgggatgatatctttatctgccccgatttgttgaaaacgggaggcgtacaccttttatgtgacaattatgaacggcataagtgtcacagaaaaggcgtacgcctcccgttttcaacaaatcagtgcagataacgatatcattcgagacgatggttggctaggagcgtgctatgcggcgaagttcatttttaagagtgtgtgctgTTTCTTGTGTTGTCCTTTCGTTCTCCCCGTACTTTAGGCGGGACAACTAGGTCGTGCGCACCTTGATTAGCGACGGTTTTCCTgcgctctaaaaactgaacttcaccgcatagcacgttctgctccaaccattgccgcgaacgatagggcTATCGCTTTTCATTCGAGGTGAGAGGGAGGCGCAcgactttttgtggcaattatcatatagccaaattgccacaaaaatgcgtacgcccctctctcttctcgaatcagacgcgataaccctatcgttcgtggcaatggttggcgcacagcgggctatgcggtgaagctctgtatTTAGAGTGTGGCGATTGTTATGCGTTTTCGcgtgtcaaatttttgtggaaataTTGTGAAAGGCCCTGTATTTGTGACTAAAATAGTGTGTTGTGGTCATTGCACTTCTAATTAACGCAAAAGAAGACGTTACCCTTTATTTGCAAATGTTTTAGtccaattaagctaattagactaATTAATTAGGTACACTCATAGAAAACACCTGTTGGGGTAGCAACAGCATTCACCAGTGTCGTGCACAAGGTCttcaatttttatctcacgtagatttaaaaaaataattaactcTCTCGtacaacaccctgtatagcaatTTAAAACTTACTTCTTCGAAATGCACTGTATTGCTGTGCCATTTCTGGTCTGAACAGCTACCGCCACATCTCTGCCGGCGTGCATTGAAGGAAACGCTCAAGGGAGATTGGCATTGCTGTTTGTCGGTACAAACTCATTTCAGTAAGAAGTCCCTCAACGCTGTAAAGGACCCCTGCTTCTAACGACATTCTGCTTGTCCAAGTGGGGTGTCCAGGGGTATAAGTGATAGGTGGATGCTATAGAGATGGGAATCGAAATCCTCACAGACGAAAACCAACGTCCGCGCGACTTCATAGAGTAAGCGGTGACAGCGGCAGGCAGCTAACGCAGACTACGAATACGTTTTGAGGTACTCCTAAGCCCAAGAAATATATAGCAATGGTGTCCGATGACGGTCCATTTCGTTGGCATGGATCTCCTTATGTTATAGCGCCGTCCTTTTCACTTATTACGAGTAAGTTAACGGCTGATAAATTATTACATCTTTCACAGTTAGGCGCGCCTCTTGAGCGAGTCAACCCCACGGTAAGGAACAAAAGCTTTTTGCCAATGCCCTCAGTCACAGCTTTGTGCAACTCACCGAATCAAGTTTCCGACAGCTTCCACGAAGAACAGGTCTTCATCGGTGCGACCGAGTCTATCGGGAGGGATCACACTCAAGATGATATAGCTGGGAGGCTCAGCATTGTAGTTTTTGAACTGTCCCTGTAGAGATCGAACGTTCTGGAATGATATGGATATCCCTTTTAGTTGGCCTTTCGTATCAAGTGATATTCGTTTAGGAGCGTAAACATTTTATGGAGAGAAGCAGGAAGCCGTGCAGCAGTCCTGTTCCAgcgtcagaacatcaattgccatcttGCTCTTCTAACGTGTCAGTCAATATCTTGCGCGATCACGTACGGAGATAAAGTAAATGTATGTGAGAAGAATAATCGTCTGTTACATACCCAAATTAGACAACCATTTCTGCCCAGGGTGGGCAGGGAATCCGCAACGAGTTCCCTTACATATTTCGTTGGTTGCGGCGTTGCAACATATACTAACAGCTTGAAACTTTAGAAGTCCGCATAGCTTGGGAGCAACCAATCGTCGTCGATGTGCGTGGAATCCAGTGCGTGGACTAAGTaccttcgcccccccccccccaaatcgtACATTTGGCTGTGCATTTCGAAGGTGGAGTTCTCACAGAGCccgctttttttctcttttttttgtcactCCTACTGATGCATGTTTACATAAAGCTTGCCATAAAAAAGGCACTAGGCAGCACGTTAGGATGGATGTGGAACGAAATGTTGCGTCGGCTACTTTTTCGTTCGCGTCAGAGGCACTACTTTCAAAGCAAAGCTCGCTTGGTGGTCCGAAGGTTGCTTCCTCTGTGTATGAACCTCAAACAAATACGATTTAGCATTCCACAAATTTTACGCTTCTGACACTGTATTATTGCTTAAGCGGCGTTGTGCGATGTTTTGATATAGTGAAAATGTGCATGCATACTATTTTTCTTACATGTACGTCcaaattactcttttttttttgttttgtttaattCCAGCTTGCACCGTTTGCTTCTGGTCTTCTCTCAATAACTCCCCTACCCCAAGAAGCAAAGAAACTTCGTAGTAGGCAGAAGGTGTGTCATCATGTACGAGCTTCTGGTCCGAAACGCCAAAGTGACGAATATTCCTGCTCCACAGTTCCTGAAGACTACCAGAGATGCCGTTAATGCTTCCATAGGCTGCAGGAACCGCGCTGGaatgaaaacagaaaaaagaaagtgagaACAAAATTCATCGATGTTCAATTAATCCAAGAATGGCCGCATCAAGTAGGACAGTTGTGATTACATTGCCTCTACAACTGGCCTCATATTCATACAACGCAAACTGTTCTCACTCACTAGGAATGCAGGTTGAGATTAATGCGGGTTTCGTAACGACATCGTATCTTTTTATGACGTTATCGCAGCAACGACTAGAGGAGAGCACAAATAAGATTGACAGTATCGGCATCCGCACGGTATCGCGCATGTAATACCCGCATCCATAACAGGGCCAGTTGAAATAGGTGTATCCGATAGGACGGCATATACGAGCTCGTATACGCAAGCCAGCTGGTGGACGAAGTCCATCATATACttgaagcctgagtctgggcagtTCCTCGTGTGTGCGTTTGTTTGCCCAAACTAAGGCTTCAAGTATGTTGGGGCAGGTGCATCTGCAACGGATATCCACGGGCACCGCAGAGGTGCGCGGTTTTATCCACATTCTATCCGCGCCGAGTTCAAAACGCCATATTTCTATCCGCAAACGATGGTGTCGCCCGGATCCGCAGATATAACCGCACCGGCGCACGCTTCTATTGATTAGGTCCCGCTGCTCCTTGCGTGTTGTGTGAACACCCATATGGCCATCGCGTTTGGGTTGGACAACAAATTTGGGGCATTTTCAAGGTTGTGGTCACTTTAGCTATAcagaacagttttttttttctttttccttaagGCAGCTACTCAAACATGTGCGCCATGAAGGTCTAACACGATTCGAGCACCTGGGTGCGAAACATGAACCCAGCCAGTCCGACCATTATCTCTTTGTAGCGGAGGGCATCTACGTGCAGAGAAGAAATTCAAAATTGCAAGCAAATGAGGTAGTTCCGACGGGCTTCATATCTGGCAACCAGGTTCGCGAATCGTATCAGGGGTCGCAGCTCGCGCGTTGCATTGGAGTATGATTGTGGCTGTACACATGGTAAAGACATGCAACGCGACACATGTGTACGTATTCAAACGACTTGTATTACTCGCATGGGCACAGGTTACAATGCTCCGAACCCGTTACCAAATGTGTTGACGTATGCAGTGGACAAACTCCTTGTGGGACGGGACAGTACAGTTTGTCGGATACTACTTGTAGACGGTAATCGCCAGCCATTGATTTCTCACATCCAGATGACCCATCACCACTTAGACTGCAGATGACCAGCTTAGGAAAGGTGTAGAAAATGACGTACTCTGCTTTGATGGATAGTCCGTAGCCCGTCGATGAAGAATTCTCGGCGTTTGCGTAAAATCGTTGGAGCAGCTCATCTCCGTTGGTGTAGGCGATCTTGCTGGCGTCTATACGAACTTCAAGAAATAGAAAGTGGCAAAGGCCATCTTCAGGGAACACAGTCGACCGTGTCACTTTGTCCAGCATGAAACACAGGACTGGCTTGTCTGACATCGGCCTCTCTAAATTCAAAGACAAAAGCAAGGTTGATAAACAGTGGGGAAAAATTGTCAGCGCAAATTAAAAAAACGCTCGTAAGTATACTGAACAAGGAGAGTACTACTAACAGCAGTCATCAATTCATGGAATACTTGTTCAAGTTGCGCAGGGTATATGAGGAACAAAATGAAATATTGCTTTCGTGGCCACTTTATATAGGAACACGGTAATCAGTATCTTCCTTAATATTTATTGTGTGCCTGTTCCTT includes these proteins:
- the LOC135400027 gene encoding uncharacterized protein LOC135400027, whose protein sequence is MGQNVKATGSTLSKLKWGRNRYANLHTYIDNTPLKQRPMSDKPVLCFMLDKVTRSTVFPEDGLCHFLFLEVRIDASKIAYTNGDELLQRFYANAENSSSTGYGLSIKADAVPAAYGSINGISGSLQELWSRNIRHFGVSDQKLVHDDTPSAYYEVSLLLGNVRSLQGQFKNYNAEPPSYIILSVIPPDRLGRTDEDLFFVEAVGNLIRHFSPDALVLTTVAFNALKEPCRVTGPTPWNDDTDPDKGYLMVRVLEAWRKASISQSVRLLISFTASGFAYTATATHPFVSTDGEGASCEQAAVAPRNDFCRINSTIKDNGTVLQYGIKDGVLYAFDTADTMEEKMCRAAVDYNFQGGYCMFSIENADSTNACDDDKYKGDLIIVHHLKDLAAKTFTSC